The proteins below come from a single Piscinibacter gummiphilus genomic window:
- a CDS encoding response regulator transcription factor, whose amino-acid sequence MKTLLIDDHPLFREGLALLMASAFPQLDIRQADSIGQALERLQGEADIRLVLLDLGLPDSSGTLSLRRLREAAPEVTVVVLSADETPETVLGAIDEGAAGFIPKTSQPGAMRAALETVLAGGVYLPPRVLGLRTEAPPVETVLGLSPRQLDVLKLLIHGKSNKVICRELELSESTVKTHLGAIFRKLDANSRTQAVVAAARLGLRLS is encoded by the coding sequence ATGAAGACGCTTCTCATCGACGACCACCCGCTCTTCCGCGAAGGCCTCGCGCTCCTGATGGCCAGTGCCTTTCCCCAACTCGACATCCGCCAGGCCGACAGCATCGGCCAGGCCCTGGAGCGGCTGCAGGGCGAGGCCGACATCCGCCTCGTGCTGCTCGACCTGGGCCTGCCCGACAGCAGCGGCACGCTGAGCCTGCGCCGCCTGCGCGAGGCGGCACCCGAGGTGACGGTGGTGGTGCTTTCGGCCGACGAGACGCCCGAGACGGTGCTCGGTGCCATCGACGAAGGCGCGGCCGGTTTCATCCCCAAGACCTCGCAGCCGGGCGCGATGCGTGCGGCGCTGGAGACGGTGCTGGCCGGGGGCGTCTACCTCCCGCCGCGCGTGCTGGGCCTGCGCACCGAGGCGCCTCCCGTCGAGACGGTGCTCGGCCTGTCGCCGCGCCAGCTCGACGTGCTCAAGCTCCTGATCCACGGCAAGTCGAACAAGGTGATCTGCCGCGAGCTGGAGCTGTCGGAATCGACGGTGAAGACACACCTGGGCGCGATCTTCCGCAAGCTCGACGCCAACTCGCGCACGCAGGCCGTGGTGGCCGCGGCGCGGTTGGGGCTGCGGCTCAGCTGA